The Pantoea eucalypti sequence GCATTGCCGCCAGCTCCAGCGCCTGGAGATGACGACGGCGTGCCAGGAAGCCGCCTTCCATGTTGCCTGCAAATCCCATGCTCTGCTTCAGGTGATCACGCAGTTCATCAACGCCTTCACTGGTACGTGCCGACAGACGAATCAGTGAATGACCGTTTATTTCTGTCAGACCGGGAGGCTCACCGGTGACGTCTGCTTTGTTGCGGACCACGGTAATCGGCAGTTCCGGCGGCAGACGGGAGACAAAATCGGGCCAGATAGCCGCTGCTTCGGTGGCATCGGTGGTGGTGCCATCGACCATAAACAGCACGCGGTCAGCCTGCTCGATCTCCTGCCAGGCACGCTCAATCCCGATACGTTCAACTTCATCGCTGGCCTCACGCAGACCGGCGGTGTCGATGATATGCAGCGGCATGCCATCGATATGAATATGCTCACGTAAGACGTCGCGGGTGGTGCCCGCAATGTCTGTAACGATGGCGGCATCACGGCCCGCCAGCGCATTCAGCAGGCTCGATTTACCCGCATTAGGCCGGCCCGCAATCACCACTTTCATCCCTTCACGCAGCAGGCTGCCCTGACGCGCTTCGGCGCGGACCGCATCCAGGTCGCCGATCACCGTATTCAGCTGTGCTTCGATTCTGCCGTCAGAAAGGAAATCGATCTCCTCATCCGGGAAGTCGATAGCCGCTTCGACATAAATCCGCAGATGAGTAAGGGCTTCCACAAGATGATTGATGCGGGTGGAGAACGCGCCCTGCAGCGAGTTGACCGCTGACCGTGCCGCCTGCTCAGAGCTGGCATCAATCAGGTCGGCAATCGCTTCGGCCTGCGCCAGATCGAGCTTGTCATTCAGAAACGCCCGCTCAGAAAACTCACCCGGCTGGGCAATACGCACGCCAGGCAGCGTCACGATGCGCTTCAGCAGCAGGTCAAGAATAACCGGACCGCCGTGCCCCTGCAGCTCCAGCACATCTTCGCCGGTAAAGGAGTTGGGGCCAGGAAACCACAGCGCAATGCCCTGATCCAGCACGCTGCCGTCACTATCGGTAAACGGCAGATAATCGGCGTAACGCGGCTTAGGCAGTTTACCCAGCAGCTGGCGGGCAACCTCTGCCGCCTGGGCGCCAGAGACGCGCAGAATGCCTACGCCGCCGCGTCCAGGCGGTGTTGCCTGGGCAACAATGGTATCGCTGTGGCTCATAAATTTTCTCTCGCTACAAAAAACACAGGCGGTCGCTTTGACCGCCTGAGAATAGACTATTTAAGGGCGGGATGACTCCCGCGCTGAATCGCTTACGCTTTCTTCTTGTCGCGGCTATGCAGACCACGTTTTTCCAGGCCGCGATAAATCAGCTGCTGCTGGAGAATGGTGACCAGGTTGCTGACGATGTAGTACAGCACCAGACCTGACGGGAACCACAGGAAGAACACGGTGAAAATCACCGGCATGTAAGTCATGATCTTCTGCTGCATCGGATCGGTCACGGTGGTCGGTGACATCTTCTGAATGAAGAACATGGTGATGCCCATCAGAATCGGCAGGATGTAGTACGGGTCCTGCGCTGACAGGTCATGGATCCACAGAACGAATGGGGCATGACGCAGTTCAACCGAGCCTGACAGCATATAGTAGAGCGCCAGGAAGATTGGCATCTGAATCACCAGCGGCAGACAGCCACCCAGCGGATTCACTTTCTCTGCTTTATACAGCGCCATCATTTCCTGGCTCTGCTTCTGCTTGTCATCACCCAGACGCTCACGCATCGCCTGAATTTTCGGCTGCAGCATGCGCATCTTGGCCATCGAGGTGTACTGCGCTTTAGTCAGCGGGTACATGATGCCGCGCACGATGAAGGTGATCACGATAATGGAGAAGCCCCAGTTACCGATGAAGCTGTGGATGAATTTCAGCAGTTTGAACAGCGGCTGAGAGATAAACCACAACCAGCCGTAATCCACGGTCAGATCAAGGTGCGGCGCAATCGCGGCCATCTTGTCCTGAATTTCCGGGCCGACCCACAGCGTTGCACCCAGATTCTGCTGTGCGCCTGCGGCAATGGTGACCGGTGCAGATTTATAGCCAATTGCCGCAACGCCGTTACCCAGGTTGCTGGTGTAAAGGGTGTTGGTGCCTTCGGTACGCGGAACCCATGCCGTCGCAAAGTACTGTTGCAGCATCGCCACCCAGCCATTGCTGGTGGTCGCGTTCAGGTTCTCGTTGTCCGCGATAGTGTCGAATTTATACTTCTCATATTTCGACTCGCTGGTGGAGTAGGCCGCACCACGGAAGGTGTGCAGCGCAAAGTTGTTGCTGCCGGTATCACGATGCTTTGGCAGATCAATCGTCTGCTTCAGCTGGCCAAACAACGACACTTCCAGCGGCTGCTGCGTGGTGTTGTTGACATGATAATCGACATTAACGGCATATTCGCCACGCTTGAAGATGAAGGTTTTGGTATAAACCACGCCATTTTCAGCGGTATAGGTCATCGGCACACGCAGTTCGGACTGGCCATCAGCCATCTCGAAGTGATTCTGTGCAGCGTTGAACAGCGGACGTGCACCGTTGTTCGGGTTATCCGGGCCATTACGACCGGTTAAACCGCTCTGAGCCTGATAAAGGAATGCTGGCGTTGTTTCAAGCAGCTGGAACGGCTGGTCTGAACCCAGTTTGTCCGGGAAAGTCAGCAGCTGTGCTTGTTCAACATCACCGCCTCGGGTGTTGATATTCAATGACAGGACATCAGTCTTAACGGTGATCGTCTGGCCCTGACCGCTGGCCGGTACACCCTGACTGGCGGCATCACCCGCTACGCTGTTGGTGCCCTGTGTGGTCTGCGTCTGCTGTGGCTGCGGAGCGTGGTCCGTCTGCCAGGCTTGCCAGATCATAAAGGTCACGAACAGAAAAGCGATGAGAAAGAGATTGCGTTGCGAATCCATCGTTAATGTTCTCTGGTATCAAAGGTTTTTGGCGGCACAGGATCGTCACCACCCGGGTTCAAGGGGTGGCATTTTAATACGCGTTTTAATGTCAACCAACTGCCTTTTATCAGGCCGAACCTGCGTAATGCCTCAATTCCGTAATGAGAGCAGGTCGGGTGAAACCGACAGTGTGGTCCCAGTAATGGACTGATACCGCGTTGATAGACGCGTATCAGGACGATCAGGAGCCGCGCGCCAGGCGACAGTGACGACGCCATAATTTCTCCAACGCTTCCGCCAGCATACGGTTATCCAGATCGGCAACCCCCTTCTTCGCGACCACCACGAAGTCCATCGACGGCAGTTCATGTTGACGCAGACGAAAGCTTTCGCGGGTCAATCGCTTGATCCGGTTGCGTTCATGAGCGCGTTTCACATGTTTTTTAGCGACGGTGAGACCGATGCGGGGATGCCCC is a genomic window containing:
- the mnmE gene encoding tRNA uridine-5-carboxymethylaminomethyl(34) synthesis GTPase MnmE, with the translated sequence MSHSDTIVAQATPPGRGGVGILRVSGAQAAEVARQLLGKLPKPRYADYLPFTDSDGSVLDQGIALWFPGPNSFTGEDVLELQGHGGPVILDLLLKRIVTLPGVRIAQPGEFSERAFLNDKLDLAQAEAIADLIDASSEQAARSAVNSLQGAFSTRINHLVEALTHLRIYVEAAIDFPDEEIDFLSDGRIEAQLNTVIGDLDAVRAEARQGSLLREGMKVVIAGRPNAGKSSLLNALAGRDAAIVTDIAGTTRDVLREHIHIDGMPLHIIDTAGLREASDEVERIGIERAWQEIEQADRVLFMVDGTTTDATEAAAIWPDFVSRLPPELPITVVRNKADVTGEPPGLTEINGHSLIRLSARTSEGVDELRDHLKQSMGFAGNMEGGFLARRRHLQALELAAMHLQQGRAQLLGARAGELLAEELRVAQQALSEITGEFTSDDLLGRIFSSFCIGK
- the yidC gene encoding membrane protein insertase YidC produces the protein MDSQRNLFLIAFLFVTFMIWQAWQTDHAPQPQQTQTTQGTNSVAGDAASQGVPASGQGQTITVKTDVLSLNINTRGGDVEQAQLLTFPDKLGSDQPFQLLETTPAFLYQAQSGLTGRNGPDNPNNGARPLFNAAQNHFEMADGQSELRVPMTYTAENGVVYTKTFIFKRGEYAVNVDYHVNNTTQQPLEVSLFGQLKQTIDLPKHRDTGSNNFALHTFRGAAYSTSESKYEKYKFDTIADNENLNATTSNGWVAMLQQYFATAWVPRTEGTNTLYTSNLGNGVAAIGYKSAPVTIAAGAQQNLGATLWVGPEIQDKMAAIAPHLDLTVDYGWLWFISQPLFKLLKFIHSFIGNWGFSIIVITFIVRGIMYPLTKAQYTSMAKMRMLQPKIQAMRERLGDDKQKQSQEMMALYKAEKVNPLGGCLPLVIQMPIFLALYYMLSGSVELRHAPFVLWIHDLSAQDPYYILPILMGITMFFIQKMSPTTVTDPMQQKIMTYMPVIFTVFFLWFPSGLVLYYIVSNLVTILQQQLIYRGLEKRGLHSRDKKKA
- the yidD gene encoding membrane protein insertion efficiency factor YidD; the protein is MASSLSPGARLLIVLIRVYQRGISPLLGPHCRFHPTCSHYGIEALRRFGLIKGSWLTLKRVLKCHPLNPGGDDPVPPKTFDTREH
- the rnpA gene encoding ribonuclease P protein component — protein: MGKLAFPRELRLLTPTHFTFVFQQPQRAGTPQITILGRLNALGHPRIGLTVAKKHVKRAHERNRIKRLTRESFRLRQHELPSMDFVVVAKKGVADLDNRMLAEALEKLWRRHCRLARGS